The following proteins come from a genomic window of Candidatus Zixiibacteriota bacterium:
- a CDS encoding ABC transporter substrate-binding protein, whose protein sequence is MKRTRGRIGSLALAFSVSGVFFLGRGEPGAAESGLTQSYYASSITSESVAALWVAKDRDLFRKYGLESRFILMPRSAVTVAALLAREIDVAIIGPGHLLNAASGAADVVGIANLVQRLNYRFVGRPEVRKPEDLHGKRVAISGPGSVSHVVALLSLRKLGIDPNRARISFITIPGTEINRRAALETRQVDASPLNGSVGDMYAAKGYTMLLNLKGSGLILSQTALATTRRTIATRRPVVEAYLKGLIEAIAFVLDPANKPAVLKIIAANLRLDSAAAAEEAYAAVVESYDRVPYPNVDGIKILHEVLASLNPKLQTVRPESVLDASLVADLERSGFVGSVSRGR, encoded by the coding sequence ATGAAACGCACGCGAGGGAGGATCGGGTCGCTGGCTCTGGCGTTCTCCGTCTCCGGCGTTTTTTTCCTGGGGCGCGGCGAGCCGGGAGCGGCGGAGTCGGGCCTGACCCAGAGCTACTACGCGTCGAGCATCACCAGCGAGAGCGTCGCTGCGCTGTGGGTGGCGAAGGACAGGGACCTTTTCCGCAAATACGGCCTGGAGAGCCGGTTCATCCTGATGCCGCGCTCGGCGGTCACGGTGGCCGCCCTGCTCGCCCGGGAAATCGACGTGGCGATCATCGGTCCCGGCCACCTCCTCAACGCCGCTTCCGGTGCGGCCGACGTGGTGGGAATCGCCAACCTGGTTCAGCGCCTCAACTACAGGTTCGTCGGCCGGCCCGAGGTCCGCAAACCGGAGGACCTGCACGGCAAGCGTGTGGCGATCAGCGGCCCCGGATCCGTATCGCACGTGGTGGCCCTGCTGTCCCTTCGCAAGCTCGGCATCGACCCCAACCGCGCGAGAATCTCGTTCATCACCATCCCTGGAACCGAGATCAATCGCCGGGCGGCGCTCGAAACCAGGCAGGTGGACGCTTCGCCTCTGAACGGCTCGGTCGGGGACATGTACGCGGCCAAGGGCTACACGATGCTTCTCAACCTGAAGGGCTCCGGCCTGATCCTGTCGCAGACGGCGCTCGCGACGACCCGCCGAACCATCGCGACCAGGCGCCCGGTCGTGGAGGCCTATCTCAAGGGGCTCATCGAGGCGATCGCCTTCGTGCTCGATCCCGCGAACAAACCGGCTGTCCTCAAGATCATCGCGGCGAACCTGCGCCTCGACAGCGCCGCCGCCGCGGAGGAAGCGTATGCCGCGGTCGTGGAATCCTACGACCGCGTGCCTTACCCCAACGTGGACGGGATCAAGATCCTTCACGAGGTTCTCGCCTCGCTCAACCCCAAGCTCCAGACCGTCCGGCCGGAGTCGGTCCTGGATGCGAGCCTGGTGGCCGATCTCGAAAGGTCGGGATTCGTCGGCAGCGTCTCCAGGGGGCGGTAG
- a CDS encoding CapA family protein — protein MIYDSESGDFTIALTGDSMLTRRLSVFREQSYLALANLLRAADAAFTNLETTVRRWDEGAPGITQGTFMTTDPCLLEELSWAGIKIVSCANNHAFDYGEGGVLATIDHLDRAGLAHAGSGKNLAEARAPGYLDTPRGRLGLVAATATFRPWNRAGEQRPDVKGRPGINPLGFETVYSVDPSAFRELRRISSALGLDAGKERNRRHFYSSKEIPQEKENDIDFLRQRFVLSDRFSVSTRLNPRDLEENLRSIREARRQADWVLASLHCHEFGGESLLKARRRSELEEPADFVKTFAREALDAGADVFVGHGSHFPLGIEIYKGKPIFYSLGNFIFQNETVPFFPAEAYERFDLDSKATPADFLDVRTDGDRKGHPSEPAYWENVVAVCDFAGKKLREVRLYPIDQGHGRPRPQRGRPVMASAEVGARILDRLRRLCRLHGTELTIRDGVGVIRPESSTSER, from the coding sequence ATGATTTACGATTCGGAGAGCGGCGATTTCACCATTGCGCTGACCGGTGACAGCATGCTCACCCGGCGCCTGTCCGTGTTTCGCGAGCAAAGCTATCTCGCTCTCGCGAACCTTTTGCGCGCCGCCGACGCGGCCTTCACCAATCTCGAGACGACCGTCCGCAGGTGGGACGAAGGCGCTCCGGGGATAACGCAGGGAACTTTCATGACCACGGACCCTTGCCTGCTCGAGGAGCTGTCCTGGGCGGGGATCAAGATCGTCTCCTGCGCCAACAACCATGCTTTCGATTACGGCGAAGGCGGAGTCCTGGCGACCATCGACCATCTGGACCGGGCGGGACTGGCGCACGCGGGAAGCGGGAAGAATCTCGCGGAAGCCAGGGCGCCCGGTTACCTCGACACGCCGCGCGGGCGGCTCGGGCTGGTCGCCGCCACCGCAACGTTCAGGCCATGGAATCGCGCCGGCGAACAACGCCCCGACGTCAAAGGCCGCCCCGGGATCAACCCGCTCGGCTTTGAAACCGTTTATTCGGTCGACCCCTCGGCTTTCCGCGAGCTGCGCCGCATCTCGTCGGCCCTGGGGCTAGATGCGGGGAAGGAGAGAAACCGAAGGCACTTCTACAGCTCCAAGGAGATTCCGCAGGAAAAGGAAAACGACATCGATTTTCTCCGCCAGCGATTTGTTCTTTCGGACCGCTTTTCCGTGTCGACCCGGCTGAATCCGAGGGACCTCGAGGAGAACCTTCGATCGATCCGCGAGGCGCGGCGCCAGGCCGACTGGGTCCTTGCGAGCCTGCATTGCCACGAGTTCGGCGGCGAAAGCCTCCTCAAGGCGAGGCGGCGGAGCGAGCTCGAAGAGCCGGCGGACTTCGTCAAGACCTTCGCCCGCGAGGCTCTCGATGCCGGAGCCGACGTTTTCGTCGGCCACGGCTCTCATTTCCCTCTCGGCATCGAGATCTACAAAGGCAAGCCGATTTTCTACAGCCTGGGGAACTTTATCTTTCAGAACGAGACGGTCCCTTTCTTCCCGGCCGAAGCCTACGAACGTTTCGACCTCGACAGCAAGGCGACGCCGGCCGACTTCCTGGACGTGCGCACCGACGGAGACAGGAAAGGCCACCCGAGCGAGCCCGCCTATTGGGAAAACGTCGTGGCCGTGTGCGATTTCGCGGGGAAAAAACTTCGCGAGGTCAGGCTCTACCCGATCGATCAGGGCCATGGGAGGCCGCGCCCTCAACGAGGAAGGCCGGTTATGGCCTCTGCGGAGGTCGGCGCCCGAATTCTCGATCGCCTGCGCCGCCTTTGCCGCCTCCACGGCACCGAGTTGACGATCAGGGACGGAGTCGGCGTGATCCGGCCGGAGAGCTCCACGAGCGAAAGATAG
- a CDS encoding acetate--CoA ligase family protein: MESPEAGIVYRDVEPLLRPRSITIVGASGRPGSWSERIYRNLRRYGFPGEIHLVNPRHRALYGEPCHPSVREVPGVVDQLVVIVPSRHVPAIIEEGGSRGCRSAVIFSGGFSETGERSGIELEQALLEVAERHGVRLCGPNCLGNISTRERVLTYAEQAVEDYSPGGLALVSQSSGLMGGVARHAAMRGLGLSYSIASGSEANTDAADYLDFLVEDEHTRVIVLVLEAIRRPDAFAAACRKALERKKPILVLKIGKSRRGRDAILTHTGALAGSHDAFVAFCRKHGLLEVHDLEECVDAAELFLRCPLPKAPGVAAIALSGGARSYLYDLGEELDLDFPEPGPAARKELEKLLGVGSGIGNPVDLGASGASDPEQQLRCVELLGSDPAVGLIAFQGELPQGAETSPRTLGLQKIAAQVSRLGKPIVFFSRSCYPLSPAAGELGARSGASFLQGIRASFRAISHLIAYHRALESRAGTRCAAREPAQTSVSAASTQLFLSDLESFALLERAGIAVARYEICDGREAALRAAERIGYPVALKASLPGLAHKSRTGAVRLGIDGPQEVAESFDLIRDATSKLAPAPALVLVQEMVRGKAELYVGGRRDREFGPLVLFGFGGVFVEDIARVCTRLAPIDASEAEAMIRESGVERALQRLGLAEPATLRAVADAIVGMSRLIALSADLDTVEINPLLVTDDRRTCVAVDVLSLRRRDVPMA; this comes from the coding sequence ATGGAGAGCCCGGAGGCCGGGATCGTCTATCGCGACGTCGAGCCGTTGCTTCGGCCGCGATCGATCACGATCGTCGGCGCGTCCGGTCGGCCGGGCTCCTGGTCCGAGCGCATCTACCGCAATCTGCGCCGGTACGGCTTTCCCGGAGAAATCCATCTCGTCAACCCCCGCCATCGCGCGCTTTACGGCGAACCGTGCCACCCGTCGGTTCGGGAGGTTCCGGGCGTCGTCGATCAGCTCGTCGTCATCGTGCCCTCTCGCCACGTCCCCGCAATCATTGAAGAGGGCGGTTCCCGGGGCTGCCGATCGGCCGTCATCTTCAGCGGCGGATTCTCCGAAACCGGAGAGCGCAGCGGCATCGAGCTGGAGCAAGCTCTGCTCGAGGTCGCCGAGCGCCATGGCGTGCGCCTTTGCGGCCCGAATTGTCTCGGCAATATTTCGACGCGCGAGCGCGTGCTCACCTACGCGGAACAGGCGGTGGAGGACTATTCCCCGGGCGGTCTCGCCCTGGTCTCGCAAAGCAGCGGCCTCATGGGCGGCGTTGCACGCCACGCGGCGATGCGCGGTCTCGGGCTGAGCTACTCTATCGCCTCCGGTAGCGAAGCCAACACGGACGCCGCGGACTACCTCGACTTTCTGGTCGAAGACGAACATACCCGCGTGATCGTGCTCGTTTTGGAAGCGATTCGCCGGCCCGACGCCTTCGCCGCCGCCTGTAGAAAGGCGCTGGAGCGCAAAAAGCCGATCCTGGTGCTCAAGATCGGAAAATCCCGAAGGGGGCGCGATGCGATACTCACGCACACGGGCGCCCTGGCGGGATCGCACGATGCTTTTGTCGCGTTTTGCCGCAAGCACGGGCTGCTCGAGGTCCACGACCTCGAAGAGTGCGTGGATGCGGCCGAGCTGTTCCTGCGCTGTCCGCTGCCGAAAGCCCCCGGAGTCGCGGCGATAGCCCTGTCGGGCGGGGCGCGAAGCTACCTTTACGACCTCGGCGAAGAGCTCGACCTGGATTTTCCCGAGCCGGGCCCGGCGGCGCGAAAAGAGCTGGAAAAGCTCCTGGGGGTGGGCTCGGGGATCGGCAATCCCGTCGACCTCGGAGCCAGCGGAGCTTCGGACCCGGAGCAGCAGCTTCGCTGCGTCGAGCTGCTGGGTTCAGATCCTGCCGTCGGGCTGATCGCTTTCCAGGGCGAGCTGCCGCAAGGAGCGGAAACCTCGCCGCGAACCCTGGGTCTTCAGAAGATTGCGGCGCAGGTCTCCCGTTTGGGCAAACCGATCGTTTTCTTCTCGCGTTCCTGCTATCCGCTTTCGCCCGCGGCCGGCGAGCTCGGCGCCAGGTCCGGGGCGTCTTTTCTCCAGGGTATCCGCGCCTCCTTCCGCGCGATCAGTCACCTGATCGCCTATCACCGCGCGCTGGAGTCCCGTGCGGGCACTCGATGCGCCGCGCGGGAACCGGCGCAAACGTCCGTCTCCGCCGCCAGCACGCAGCTGTTTCTCTCCGACCTGGAGTCCTTCGCCCTGCTGGAGCGCGCTGGAATCGCGGTCGCCCGATACGAGATCTGCGACGGCAGGGAGGCCGCCCTGCGCGCCGCCGAGCGGATCGGCTACCCCGTCGCGTTGAAAGCGTCGCTTCCGGGGCTGGCGCACAAGAGTCGAACCGGCGCGGTGCGGCTCGGCATCGACGGCCCGCAGGAGGTTGCGGAAAGCTTCGATCTCATCCGCGACGCGACGTCGAAGCTCGCGCCGGCGCCGGCCCTCGTGCTGGTCCAGGAGATGGTCCGGGGAAAAGCCGAGCTTTATGTCGGCGGGCGGCGGGACCGGGAGTTCGGCCCGCTCGTCCTTTTCGGCTTCGGCGGTGTCTTCGTCGAAGACATTGCGCGCGTTTGCACGCGCCTCGCCCCGATCGACGCCTCCGAGGCGGAAGCGATGATCCGCGAAAGCGGCGTCGAGCGCGCCTTGCAGCGCCTGGGCCTCGCGGAACCCGCAACGCTTCGAGCCGTCGCCGACGCCATTGTCGGGATGTCGAGGCTCATCGCTTTGTCTGCCGATCTGGACACCGTGGAGATCAATCCGTTGCTCGTCACCGACGACCGGCGGACCTGTGTCGCCGTCGACGTTTTGTCGCTCAGGAGGAGGGACGTCCCGATGGCATGA
- a CDS encoding electron transfer flavoprotein subunit alpha/FixB family protein, with translation MSAGRDILVVAEHRGGRAETITYQMLAKGRSLADGLGARLSLLVAGCGTGPVAEGLSDKGADGILVVDDPALKDAGAELHAHVVCEVAARTRPCLILIGYSLAGMELAPAVAARLGSTAMTNCIDLQPRGGFVTVTRPLFDGTFHAEIALEEGELFVVALQKAPTPPVPPRARVAEIERVEIALDGVPRGGRTLEIVEEPAAEVDISRAEVIVSVGRGLGGREKIPIIEELAEALGGVMACSRPVVDVGWLPRDRQVGASGKSVAPKVYIACGISGASQHLSGMIESGRIIAINKDANAPIFQVAHYGVVGDLHEIVPALTKEAKKEAKR, from the coding sequence GTGAGCGCGGGGCGCGATATCCTCGTCGTCGCGGAACACCGCGGCGGCCGGGCGGAAACGATCACTTATCAGATGCTCGCCAAAGGGCGATCGCTCGCCGACGGGCTCGGCGCGCGCCTTTCGCTTCTCGTCGCGGGGTGCGGGACGGGCCCGGTCGCCGAAGGGCTCAGTGACAAAGGCGCGGACGGAATCCTCGTGGTCGACGATCCGGCGTTGAAAGATGCGGGAGCCGAGCTCCACGCCCACGTGGTCTGCGAGGTCGCCGCGCGAACGCGCCCATGCCTGATCCTGATCGGCTACTCTCTGGCCGGCATGGAGCTGGCTCCCGCCGTGGCGGCCCGGCTCGGATCGACGGCGATGACGAACTGCATCGATCTGCAGCCGCGAGGCGGCTTCGTGACGGTCACCCGCCCGCTGTTCGACGGCACCTTCCACGCCGAGATCGCCCTGGAGGAAGGCGAGCTCTTCGTGGTGGCGCTCCAGAAAGCGCCGACGCCCCCGGTGCCGCCCCGCGCGCGCGTCGCGGAGATCGAGCGAGTCGAGATCGCCCTCGACGGCGTTCCCCGCGGCGGCAGGACGCTGGAAATCGTGGAGGAGCCGGCGGCCGAGGTGGACATTTCCCGCGCCGAGGTGATCGTTTCCGTGGGCCGGGGACTGGGTGGCAGGGAAAAAATCCCCATCATCGAAGAGCTCGCGGAGGCTCTGGGAGGAGTCATGGCCTGCTCCCGGCCTGTCGTCGACGTCGGCTGGCTCCCGCGTGACCGGCAGGTGGGCGCCTCCGGGAAAAGCGTGGCTCCGAAGGTCTACATCGCTTGCGGCATCTCGGGAGCGAGCCAGCATCTTTCGGGGATGATCGAGTCGGGGCGGATCATCGCCATCAACAAGGACGCGAACGCGCCCATCTTCCAGGTGGCTCACTACGGTGTCGTCGGCGATCTTCACGAGATCGTGCCTGCTCTCACGAAAGAAGCGAAGAAGGAGGCAAAGCGATGA
- a CDS encoding CoA-transferase → MDYTLKELMVAAAAREIRDGERVFVGMRLPLLGFAVAKELHAPNAIGLFENGVIRDWPALAPIFTMSDPPNVSRALCCCGLLDVMALLQSGRVELGFIGGAEIDRYGNLNTHWVEEGGRRVRLPGSGGAADIASLAGRCVVIMNHERRRFPEKARFITSPGHGEGKGWREMKKLKGRGPARVITSLGIFSFDPETREMVLDSYHPGVSVEKIRQETGWELKVAADAGETRPPSADELAAVRKYDPQGVWTR, encoded by the coding sequence ATGGACTATACGCTCAAGGAGCTGATGGTGGCGGCCGCGGCGCGCGAGATCCGCGACGGCGAGCGGGTGTTCGTCGGCATGAGGCTTCCGCTCCTGGGCTTCGCCGTCGCCAAGGAGCTCCACGCGCCCAACGCGATCGGCCTTTTCGAGAACGGCGTCATTCGCGACTGGCCGGCGCTGGCGCCGATCTTCACCATGAGCGACCCGCCGAACGTAAGCCGCGCGCTTTGCTGCTGCGGCCTGCTGGACGTGATGGCGCTTCTGCAGAGCGGCCGCGTCGAGCTCGGCTTCATCGGCGGGGCGGAGATCGACCGCTACGGGAACCTGAACACGCACTGGGTCGAGGAAGGCGGCCGCCGCGTGCGGCTTCCCGGGAGCGGCGGAGCGGCGGACATCGCGAGCCTGGCCGGCCGCTGCGTCGTGATCATGAACCACGAGCGGCGGCGCTTTCCGGAAAAGGCGCGCTTCATCACGTCGCCCGGGCATGGCGAGGGAAAAGGCTGGCGCGAGATGAAAAAGCTCAAAGGCAGGGGCCCGGCGCGGGTGATCACGAGCCTCGGAATTTTTTCCTTCGATCCCGAAACCCGCGAGATGGTTCTCGACTCGTATCACCCGGGCGTTTCGGTCGAAAAGATCCGGCAGGAAACCGGCTGGGAGCTCAAGGTAGCCGCCGACGCCGGGGAAACCCGGCCGCCCTCGGCGGATGAGCTCGCCGCGGTGAGAAAATACGACCCTCAGGGCGTCTGGACCCGGTGA
- a CDS encoding MmgE/PrpD family protein — protein sequence MTTLVEHIADWVADLEYEDLPPAVATKARHVLLDTLGCALGALDAKPVRLARRVAREQGGNPQATPVGSSWKTSSEQAAFIDGLALRYLDLNDYTAAGSHPSINVAPALAAAEARGLGGKELLLGLTLGYELQLRLREATERGTQKGWDHSTGVHYSSAAVAAKLFGLPPPGIAHALAIAGAHASTLAEVRKGRLSMWKAAAEAMAARNGTFAAILARAGFTGPLTILEGGSGYGAVVTGALDAEVLRRKPQDYAILKSCVKAWPCVFVAQAPIAAALAIRSREKIDPAEIERIAVYLGKFAYEQQKSFLPAGLATRETADHSVPYCVARALLDGEVRVDHFDEKGFTDPRALALFDRVSLELAPELPDRMGTRVEVSLRNGRRFAEAVPCPPGHTDNPMSEADLLKKFFGLAEAVLGKERAEKAADAVLHVEKLSNLSGLLENLRSAADENG from the coding sequence GTGACGACCCTCGTTGAACACATCGCCGACTGGGTGGCGGATCTCGAGTACGAGGATCTGCCGCCTGCGGTCGCGACCAAGGCCAGGCACGTCCTGCTCGACACGCTCGGCTGCGCGCTCGGCGCGCTCGATGCAAAACCGGTGCGGCTGGCGCGGCGGGTGGCCCGGGAGCAGGGCGGGAATCCTCAGGCGACGCCCGTCGGAAGCTCATGGAAGACGTCGAGCGAGCAGGCGGCTTTCATCGACGGCCTGGCGCTGCGCTATCTCGACCTCAACGACTACACTGCGGCCGGCAGCCACCCGAGCATCAACGTTGCGCCGGCGCTCGCGGCCGCCGAGGCGCGGGGTCTCGGCGGCAAGGAGCTGCTCCTCGGATTGACTCTCGGCTACGAGCTTCAGCTCCGCCTGCGCGAGGCGACGGAGCGGGGCACGCAAAAGGGCTGGGACCATTCCACCGGAGTTCACTACTCGTCGGCCGCCGTCGCGGCGAAGCTTTTCGGCCTCCCGCCGCCCGGGATCGCGCACGCGCTGGCGATTGCCGGCGCCCATGCGAGCACGCTCGCGGAGGTGCGAAAGGGCAGGCTCTCCATGTGGAAGGCGGCGGCGGAAGCGATGGCGGCGCGAAACGGGACCTTTGCGGCGATCCTGGCGCGCGCCGGGTTCACGGGACCCTTGACGATCCTGGAAGGCGGCTCGGGATACGGCGCGGTCGTAACCGGTGCCCTCGACGCAGAGGTGCTGCGGCGGAAACCTCAGGATTATGCGATCCTCAAGAGCTGCGTCAAAGCCTGGCCCTGCGTCTTCGTCGCGCAGGCGCCGATCGCCGCCGCGCTGGCGATTCGAAGCCGGGAGAAGATCGACCCGGCCGAGATCGAGCGGATCGCGGTCTACCTCGGCAAGTTCGCCTACGAGCAGCAGAAGAGCTTTCTGCCGGCGGGACTCGCAACACGCGAGACCGCGGACCACAGCGTGCCCTATTGCGTTGCGCGGGCGCTTCTGGACGGCGAGGTGCGCGTGGATCATTTCGACGAAAAGGGCTTCACGGACCCACGCGCGCTGGCCCTCTTCGACAGGGTCTCGCTGGAGCTCGCGCCCGAGCTGCCGGACAGGATGGGAACGCGCGTGGAGGTTTCCCTGCGCAACGGCCGGCGGTTCGCCGAAGCGGTGCCCTGCCCTCCCGGCCATACCGACAATCCGATGAGCGAGGCCGACCTGCTGAAGAAGTTTTTCGGACTGGCGGAAGCGGTCCTCGGGAAGGAGCGGGCTGAAAAGGCCGCCGACGCGGTGCTCCATGTAGAAAAGCTCTCGAACCTGAGCGGGTTGCTCGAAAATCTCCGTTCGGCCGCGGACGAAAACGGCTGA
- a CDS encoding extracellular solute-binding protein: MKLFHRFFFLLLMSGAGVLAGAGATLAQEGTAGERLRPVLSLAGREREKALVEGAKKEGQLNLYFVLAVSEGQPLVSEFQKQYPFIKVNYLRAGRDAIMVRIFTELRAKALKADLIEISPDEAYELLNAGIVDRYLSPYAAEVKKGYYDPKGYWTSLTYSTMALGYNTNLVSAQQVPRGYEDLLNPKWKGKLILDVAATDWFGMLAEAWGESRAVEYGRKLAKQEIHFRRGHRLQLQLLAAGEVEIAPKVYGETGYGMKAAGAPLGFVLLKPHIIKPYPMMLAKAAPNPFSAALFYDWALSEKGQAALQKYARVSILANARPKYPELAVENPSVMTPEAFGPKYKHYIKLFREIFDVKIAH, from the coding sequence GTGAAGCTTTTCCACAGGTTTTTTTTCCTCCTGCTGATGTCCGGCGCCGGAGTCCTCGCAGGCGCCGGAGCCACGCTCGCTCAGGAAGGTACGGCCGGCGAACGCCTCCGTCCCGTGCTGTCTCTGGCGGGACGCGAAAGAGAAAAGGCGCTGGTCGAAGGAGCGAAGAAAGAGGGGCAGCTCAATCTGTATTTCGTTCTCGCCGTCAGCGAGGGGCAGCCATTGGTGTCGGAGTTCCAGAAACAGTATCCATTTATAAAGGTCAACTACCTGAGGGCGGGGCGCGATGCGATCATGGTGAGGATCTTCACGGAGCTCCGAGCCAAGGCGCTGAAGGCCGATCTCATCGAGATATCGCCCGACGAGGCGTACGAGTTGCTGAACGCCGGCATCGTCGATCGCTATCTCTCTCCCTACGCCGCGGAGGTGAAAAAAGGCTACTACGACCCCAAGGGATACTGGACGTCCCTGACCTACAGCACCATGGCGCTGGGTTACAACACGAATCTGGTGAGCGCGCAGCAGGTCCCCAGGGGCTACGAGGATCTGTTGAATCCGAAGTGGAAAGGAAAGCTCATCCTGGATGTGGCGGCGACCGACTGGTTCGGGATGCTTGCCGAAGCCTGGGGAGAATCAAGAGCCGTCGAGTACGGCCGGAAGCTGGCAAAACAGGAGATTCATTTTCGCCGCGGCCACCGCCTTCAACTCCAGCTTTTGGCTGCCGGCGAGGTGGAGATCGCTCCAAAGGTTTACGGCGAGACCGGTTACGGCATGAAGGCGGCGGGGGCGCCTCTCGGCTTTGTGCTGCTGAAACCGCACATCATCAAACCGTATCCGATGATGTTGGCGAAAGCAGCCCCCAATCCTTTTTCAGCCGCCCTCTTTTACGACTGGGCCCTGTCCGAAAAAGGGCAGGCAGCGTTGCAGAAGTACGCGAGAGTATCGATTCTCGCGAACGCCAGACCCAAGTATCCGGAGCTGGCGGTCGAGAATCCCTCGGTAATGACCCCGGAAGCCTTCGGCCCCAAATACAAGCACTACATCAAGCTGTTCCGCGAGATCTTCGACGTCAAGATAGCCCACTAG
- a CDS encoding aspartate/glutamate racemase family protein — protein sequence MKIMVVMGQYPPEEAERRRQAVLRCASPGTEIGFSVVDATFFRRSNSEANALATAPLVAEAARKAEADGYDAVVPFGTLDVGVELSRNLVAIPVVGAGQSVLHLGAQLSDRLGVISYEEKSIPFMRKHMKTWGVDQYVVAIRAINVPLAESTKLRDEIRKRFVAAGRDLVERDGAEIIVAMGVTMVPVHYSAAEMAAEIGVPVLDALAASIHTAEMMVRMGVAHSVKTYPRVQA from the coding sequence ATGAAGATCATGGTTGTCATGGGGCAGTATCCGCCCGAGGAGGCCGAGCGGCGGCGCCAGGCCGTGCTCAGATGCGCCTCGCCGGGCACGGAGATCGGCTTTAGCGTCGTCGACGCGACCTTCTTTCGCCGCTCCAACTCCGAGGCAAACGCCCTCGCGACGGCGCCGCTGGTGGCCGAGGCGGCCCGGAAGGCCGAAGCCGATGGATACGACGCGGTCGTCCCGTTCGGCACGCTCGATGTCGGCGTGGAGCTTTCGCGAAACCTCGTGGCGATCCCGGTGGTCGGCGCGGGCCAGTCGGTGCTCCATCTCGGCGCGCAGCTCAGCGACCGGCTGGGGGTGATCTCGTACGAGGAAAAAAGCATTCCCTTCATGCGCAAGCACATGAAGACGTGGGGGGTCGATCAGTACGTGGTCGCGATCCGGGCGATCAACGTGCCGCTCGCGGAAAGCACGAAACTGCGCGACGAGATCCGCAAGCGGTTCGTTGCCGCAGGCCGCGATCTCGTGGAGCGCGACGGCGCCGAGATCATCGTCGCCATGGGAGTGACGATGGTTCCGGTGCACTACTCCGCCGCGGAGATGGCGGCGGAGATCGGCGTCCCCGTGCTCGACGCGCTCGCCGCCAGCATCCATACCGCCGAGATGATGGTGCGCATGGGCGTCGCGCACAGCGTCAAGACCTATCCGCGCGTGCAAGCCTAG
- a CDS encoding extracellular solute-binding protein — MKARNRIAAFLLQALCCFALAISSPEVRGADVLEAAKKEGEVVFYASMEVQNSQALAGAFERKYPFIKVTVTRIGSERMATRIVAEARSGKVRADVIHQSGFDFYGVLQKGLLEAYDSPERAFFPADHKDEQGLWTADSSTLNVIAYNTRMVPAAEAPRSFWDLTQPRWKGQLLMDENESKWMAGVFHHYGEAKGTELMRKLAAQNLQFRTGHSLIATLVAAGERPVGVVAFANGVERLKKEGAPIEWVAAEPLIGLTFGLGILKNAPHPNAARLFVDFVLSRPGQEVIAAANYYVARKDVQSPILKRVPGAKVIPLPMEMAKKYNDYFQTYRRLMGLK, encoded by the coding sequence ATGAAAGCTCGAAACAGAATCGCTGCCTTCCTGCTTCAGGCCCTTTGCTGTTTCGCTCTCGCGATCTCCTCGCCCGAGGTGCGGGGAGCCGATGTCCTGGAGGCCGCGAAGAAGGAGGGCGAGGTCGTCTTCTACGCGTCGATGGAGGTGCAAAACTCCCAGGCGCTCGCCGGCGCCTTCGAGAGGAAATATCCCTTCATCAAGGTCACCGTGACGCGCATCGGCTCCGAGCGGATGGCCACCCGCATCGTCGCCGAGGCGCGCAGCGGAAAGGTCAGGGCCGACGTCATCCACCAGTCGGGCTTCGATTTTTACGGCGTGCTGCAGAAAGGCTTGCTGGAAGCCTACGATTCTCCGGAGCGGGCGTTCTTTCCTGCGGACCACAAGGACGAGCAGGGGTTGTGGACGGCGGACAGCAGCACGCTGAACGTCATCGCCTACAACACCCGCATGGTTCCCGCCGCGGAGGCGCCCAGGAGCTTTTGGGACCTGACTCAGCCCAGATGGAAAGGCCAGCTGCTGATGGACGAGAACGAAAGCAAGTGGATGGCCGGCGTTTTCCACCACTATGGCGAGGCCAAAGGCACCGAGCTCATGCGCAAGCTGGCGGCGCAGAATCTCCAGTTCCGCACCGGTCACTCCCTGATCGCCACTCTCGTCGCCGCGGGCGAACGGCCCGTCGGCGTCGTCGCCTTCGCAAACGGCGTCGAACGGTTGAAGAAGGAAGGCGCGCCGATCGAGTGGGTGGCGGCCGAGCCGCTGATCGGGCTCACCTTCGGCCTGGGTATTCTGAAGAACGCGCCGCACCCCAACGCGGCCAGGCTGTTCGTCGACTTCGTGCTCTCCCGGCCCGGGCAGGAGGTGATCGCGGCGGCCAACTACTACGTCGCGCGAAAGGATGTCCAGTCGCCGATCCTCAAGCGGGTGCCGGGGGCGAAAGTGATCCCCCTGCCGATGGAGATGGCGAAGAAGTACAACGACTACTTTCAGACGTACCGGCGACTGATGGGGCTGAAGTGA